The proteins below are encoded in one region of Candidatus Cloacimonas sp.:
- the meaB gene encoding methylmalonyl Co-A mutase-associated GTPase MeaB yields the protein MSKKRKPEWTPENSGKEFAGKIVTGTKSLKTKTVPALKEKNYSPKTLAKGVREGNRTLLAKAITLIESNAEKHFLPAQELIKDLLPYSGNSIRIGITGVPGAGKSTFIENFGLYLIERGHKVAVLAIDPSSTISKGSILGDKTRMELLSRNPESFIRPSPSAGILGGVARKTRETIILCEAAGYDVILIETVGVGQSETTVRSMVDFFLLMQIAGAGDELQGIKRGIIELADIIVINKADGDNITRTEIARRELQNVLHYIRNSTEGWQTQVVTCSALNKIGLTEIWNLITEFQDITRKSGFFTKHRAQQNTLWFENLIAEAVLHRFYQQAKVQELLPRLKEEVAAGKIPVALAVDTILKNSEE from the coding sequence ATGAGTAAAAAACGCAAACCGGAATGGACTCCTGAAAATAGCGGAAAAGAATTTGCCGGTAAGATAGTAACCGGAACAAAAAGCCTGAAAACTAAAACAGTTCCTGCACTTAAAGAAAAGAATTATAGTCCGAAAACACTGGCGAAAGGAGTTCGGGAAGGGAATCGGACTTTGCTTGCCAAGGCGATTACTTTAATTGAAAGTAATGCCGAAAAGCACTTTTTACCTGCGCAGGAACTGATTAAAGACCTTCTGCCTTATTCCGGAAATTCCATTCGGATTGGCATCACGGGAGTTCCTGGTGCAGGGAAAAGCACTTTTATTGAGAATTTTGGCTTGTATTTAATAGAAAGAGGTCATAAAGTAGCGGTTTTAGCTATAGACCCCAGTTCCACGATCAGCAAAGGCAGTATTTTAGGCGATAAAACAAGGATGGAATTGCTTTCTCGCAATCCTGAGAGTTTTATTCGTCCTTCTCCCAGTGCTGGAATTTTAGGCGGAGTAGCCAGGAAAACCAGAGAAACGATTATCCTTTGTGAAGCAGCAGGTTACGATGTGATTTTAATTGAAACAGTAGGAGTAGGTCAATCGGAAACCACTGTCCGCTCAATGGTGGATTTCTTTTTACTGATGCAGATTGCCGGGGCGGGAGATGAACTGCAGGGTATTAAAAGAGGAATTATTGAACTGGCGGACATAATTGTAATCAATAAAGCCGATGGCGACAATATTACCCGCACGGAAATTGCCAGAAGAGAACTGCAAAATGTGTTACATTATATCCGAAATTCCACTGAAGGTTGGCAAACGCAAGTTGTAACTTGTTCTGCCTTAAATAAAATTGGCTTAACCGAAATCTGGAACTTGATAACTGAATTTCAGGATATTACCCGAAAGAGCGGTTTTTTCACTAAACACAGAGCACAACAAAATACCCTGTGGTTTGAAAATCTGATTGCGGAAGCAGTTTTACATCGCTTTTACCAACAGGCGAAAGTGCAAGAATTATTACCACGCTTGAAAGAAGAAGTAGCAGCAGGGAAAATACCGGTAGCCTTAGCAGTAGATACAATTTTGAAAAACAGTGAAGAGTGA
- the scpA gene encoding methylmalonyl-CoA mutase, translating into MKKPDFLNINPDFSTKEQPAPKLNFSWKTNEQIEVKPLYTKEDIAHTEHLDYLSGLPPFLRGPYPTMYIQRPWTIRQYAGFSTAEESNAFYRRNLAMGQKGLSIAFDLPTHRGYDSDHPRVIGDVGKAGVAVDSILDMKILFDQIPLDRMSVSMTMNGAVIPIMAFYIVAAEEQGVPPEALNGTIQNDILKEYMVRNTYIYPPEPSMRIIADILSYTAKNMPKFNSISISGYHIQEAGATADLEMAYTLADGLEYVRTALKAGLDIDVIAPRLSFFWGEGMNYFMEVAKLRGARVLWAKIIKQFNPQNPKSMALRTHSQTSGWSLTEQDPYNNITRTCVEALAATMGHTQSLHTNSLDEAIALPTDFSARIARNTQLYLQNETGICRVIDPWAGSYYVEFLTDALMKSAWKHILEVENLGGMAKAIETGLPKMRIEEASARRQAKIDSGADIIVGVNKYPPETEVPIEILEVDNSAVRDTQIARLEKLRRERNNEEVEKALQAITKSAETEEGNLLELAIDAARKRATLGEISYAMERVWGRHQEAIRLINNVYSSEYKKMDEIEQVRALTDKFEQQEGRRPRILVAKMGQDGHDRGAKVVATAFADMGFDVDVGPLFQTPEETARQAVENDVHIIGISSLAGGHKTLLPKLMEELKQYGREDIMVTVGGVIPPQDYEFLYHNGAAFIFGPGTKLPESAKQIMEKLLARGNE; encoded by the coding sequence ATGAAGAAGCCTGATTTTTTGAACATAAATCCAGATTTTAGCACAAAAGAACAGCCGGCACCTAAGCTGAATTTCAGCTGGAAAACCAATGAGCAGATAGAGGTGAAACCTTTATATACCAAAGAGGATATAGCACATACAGAACATTTGGATTACCTCTCCGGTCTGCCGCCTTTTTTAAGAGGACCCTATCCTACAATGTATATTCAAAGACCTTGGACAATTCGTCAATATGCCGGTTTCTCCACTGCAGAAGAAAGCAATGCCTTCTATCGCAGAAACCTGGCTATGGGGCAAAAAGGTCTTTCCATCGCTTTTGATTTGCCAACGCACAGGGGTTACGATTCAGACCACCCTCGCGTGATTGGGGATGTAGGAAAAGCCGGTGTGGCAGTGGATTCTATTCTGGATATGAAAATCCTTTTTGACCAGATTCCGCTTGACCGAATGAGTGTTTCAATGACAATGAACGGAGCTGTTATTCCGATTATGGCATTTTATATTGTAGCAGCAGAAGAACAGGGTGTGCCTCCGGAAGCGCTGAATGGAACTATTCAGAATGATATTTTGAAAGAATATATGGTACGAAATACTTATATTTATCCCCCTGAGCCCTCAATGCGCATAATAGCAGATATTTTAAGCTACACGGCAAAAAATATGCCTAAGTTTAACAGCATCAGCATTTCCGGTTACCATATTCAGGAAGCGGGAGCAACTGCCGATTTGGAAATGGCATATACTTTGGCAGACGGTTTGGAATATGTGCGCACAGCTCTTAAGGCGGGTTTGGATATTGATGTTATTGCTCCGCGGCTTTCTTTCTTTTGGGGAGAAGGTATGAACTACTTTATGGAAGTAGCAAAATTGCGTGGTGCCAGAGTTCTGTGGGCAAAGATAATTAAACAGTTTAATCCTCAAAATCCGAAGTCAATGGCTTTAAGAACCCATAGCCAGACCTCGGGCTGGAGTTTAACAGAACAAGACCCATACAATAATATCACCAGAACCTGCGTTGAAGCGTTAGCTGCTACTATGGGTCATACTCAATCCCTGCATACTAATTCTCTGGATGAAGCAATTGCTTTACCAACTGATTTCTCTGCCAGAATTGCCAGAAACACGCAGCTCTATTTACAAAATGAAACAGGCATTTGCAGAGTTATAGACCCCTGGGCTGGTTCCTATTATGTAGAATTTTTAACTGATGCATTAATGAAAAGTGCCTGGAAACATATTTTGGAAGTAGAAAATTTAGGTGGTATGGCAAAGGCGATTGAAACTGGGCTTCCCAAAATGCGCATTGAAGAAGCATCTGCCAGAAGACAGGCAAAGATTGATTCCGGAGCGGATATTATTGTAGGTGTTAATAAATATCCTCCGGAAACGGAAGTCCCTATAGAAATATTGGAAGTGGATAACTCCGCAGTGCGGGATACTCAAATTGCCCGTTTGGAAAAATTGCGTCGGGAACGCAATAATGAAGAAGTGGAAAAAGCACTGCAGGCAATTACCAAAAGCGCTGAAACAGAAGAGGGAAACCTTTTGGAACTGGCAATTGACGCTGCCAGGAAAAGAGCTACCTTAGGTGAAATATCTTACGCTATGGAAAGGGTTTGGGGTCGTCACCAGGAAGCCATTCGTTTAATCAATAATGTTTACAGTAGTGAGTATAAAAAAATGGATGAAATTGAACAAGTTCGGGCTTTAACCGATAAATTTGAGCAACAGGAAGGTCGCAGACCTCGTATTTTAGTTGCCAAAATGGGTCAGGATGGTCATGACCGCGGAGCGAAAGTTGTGGCTACTGCTTTTGCTGATATGGGTTTTGATGTGGATGTAGGTCCTCTGTTTCAAACTCCGGAAGAAACGGCGCGTCAGGCAGTGGAAAATGATGTCCATATAATTGGCATCAGTTCTTTGGCGGGAGGGCATAAAACACTATTACCTAAGCTGATGGAAGAGCTGAAACAATATGGCAGAGAAGATATTATGGTTACGGTGGGGGGAGTAATTCCTCCGCAGGATTATGAATTTCTCTATCACAATGGAGCAGCTTTTATTTTCGGACCGGGAACTAAACTGCCTGAATCTGCCAAACAAATAATGGAAAAGCTCTTGGCACGCGGGAATGAGTAA